The Stigmatella aurantiaca DW4/3-1 genome contains the following window.
ACAGCTCGCTGGTGTCCGTCATCTCCGTGGTCGAGCTGACCAAGCGCATGACGATCGTCTCCGTGGATGTCCGGAGCTGGCTGCTGCCGGGGGCGCTGTGCGCGGCGCTCTACCTGGCGATGAGTTACCCCTTGTCCCGTCTGGCCCGGTGGCTCGAGGCGAAGCTGGAGCGCGCATGATCGAGGTTCGCGGGCTGACCAAGCGCTACGAGGGCCGCACGATCCTGGACGGCATCAGCGCGCAGTTTGGCCGGGACGAGGTGGTGGCCTTGGTGGGCCCCTCCGGTGGAGGGAAGAGCACGCTGCTGCGGTGCCTCAACGGGCTGGAGACCTTCGACGCGGGAACGGTGCAGGTCGGTGAGCACCACCTCTCCCCCGGGGGCGCGAAGGCGCGCGGCAAGGAGATCTGGAGCATCCGGCAGCGGGTGGGCTTCGTCTTCCAGCAGTGGCACCTGTTCTCGCACCGCACGGCGTTGGGCAACGTCATCGAGGCGCCCATGCACGTGAAGCGCCAAAGCCTCCGCGAGGCCACGGAGCGTGGGCGCGAGCTGCTCGCCAAGGTGGGCCTGTCGAACCGGGAGGAGGCCTACCCCTCGGAGCTGTCCGGGGGCGAGCAGCAACGGGTGGCCATCGCGCGGGCGCTGGCGATGAACCCCGAGGTGCTCCTGATGGATG
Protein-coding sequences here:
- a CDS encoding amino acid ABC transporter ATP-binding protein, with the protein product MIEVRGLTKRYEGRTILDGISAQFGRDEVVALVGPSGGGKSTLLRCLNGLETFDAGTVQVGEHHLSPGGAKARGKEIWSIRQRVGFVFQQWHLFSHRTALGNVIEAPMHVKRQSLREATERGRELLAKVGLSNREEAYPSELSGGEQQRVAIARALAMNPEVLLMDEPTSALDPERVGALITLLARLRTEGLSMVVVTHEMRFAHALASRVLVLHGGRIIEEGPPGEVLARPQHERTRAFLGLTPSGVATASKSPPPAGESPPG